From a single Kitasatospora azatica KCTC 9699 genomic region:
- the panB gene encoding 3-methyl-2-oxobutanoate hydroxymethyltransferase: MNASQPSPAQTPAKASEGHTLYGGVTNRRVTVRDLAAAKQRGERWAMLTAYDALTAGVFDEAGIPVLLVGDSAGNCHLGYTTTVPVTMDEMVMLSAAVVRGTERALVIGDMPFGSYQESPAQALRNAVRLMKEAGVGAVKLEGGERSARTIELLTEAGVPVMAHIGLTPQSVHALGGYPVQGRGDEAAHKLQRDAKAVQQAGAFAVVLEAVPAELAGHVTESLSIPTVGIGAGAGCDAQVLVWTDMAGMTAGRVPKFVKQYANLRAVLGDAAREYAAEVRGGSFPAAEHTFK; encoded by the coding sequence ATGAACGCTTCTCAGCCTTCGCCTGCCCAGACGCCCGCCAAGGCGTCCGAGGGGCACACCCTCTACGGCGGGGTCACCAACCGCCGCGTCACCGTCCGCGACCTGGCCGCCGCCAAGCAGCGCGGGGAGCGGTGGGCGATGCTCACCGCCTACGACGCCCTGACGGCCGGCGTCTTCGACGAGGCCGGCATCCCGGTCCTGCTGGTCGGCGACTCGGCCGGCAACTGCCACCTCGGCTACACCACCACCGTCCCGGTCACCATGGACGAGATGGTGATGCTCTCCGCCGCCGTGGTGCGCGGCACCGAGCGGGCCCTGGTGATCGGCGACATGCCGTTCGGCTCGTACCAGGAGTCCCCGGCGCAGGCCCTGCGCAACGCCGTCCGGCTGATGAAGGAGGCCGGGGTCGGCGCGGTCAAGCTGGAGGGCGGCGAGCGCAGCGCCCGCACCATCGAGCTGCTCACCGAGGCCGGGGTGCCGGTGATGGCGCACATCGGCCTGACCCCGCAGTCGGTGCACGCGCTCGGCGGCTACCCGGTGCAGGGCCGGGGCGACGAGGCCGCGCACAAGCTGCAGCGCGACGCCAAGGCGGTGCAGCAGGCCGGCGCCTTCGCCGTGGTGCTGGAGGCGGTGCCGGCCGAGCTGGCCGGGCACGTCACCGAGTCGCTGTCGATCCCGACGGTCGGCATCGGCGCCGGCGCCGGCTGCGACGCGCAGGTGCTGGTCTGGACGGACATGGCCGGGATGACCGCCGGCCGGGTGCCGAAGTTCGTCAAGCAGTACGCCAACCTGCGGGCGGTGCTCGGGGACGCGGCGCGCGAGTACGCCGCCGAGGTGCGCGGCGGCAGCTTCCCGGCGGCCGAGCACACCTTCAAGTAG
- a CDS encoding MFS transporter, producing the protein MTTATPGTAPRVPEAIHRRRWAILGTLILALLVVVLDNSILNVAMKTIATPAPVGLGATQSDLEWAINSYTLVFAGLLFTSGLLGDRFGRKKALLGGMVVFGLGSLLSALSTGPGQLITFRAVMGLGGAFVMPATLAIIMNVFERKEQPKAIGVWAGAVGLAIAIGPITGGLLIEHFWWGSVFLVNVPIVAVALVAMFLLVPDSKDPNPGKLDPVGVLLSIIGLVALIYGIIKGGELADFTQAAAWVPVLIGLVALTAFVFYEKRISHPALDVSWFRNRVFSASVAVIGVVFFALMGVSFFGVFYTQSVRGYSALAAGALMLPLACAQLLFAPRARLVVDKIGVRATCAGGMALIAIAFLGYLLLDRTTPIWVLEVIGFVMGAGMAHVMPPVTVSIMGSLPREKAGAGSAINNTFRQVGGSLGVAVLGAVLSTVYRNGISDKLAELPAGLRDKAGESLEATLGIAGQSGPKGQALVQPAYDSFIHAMHVVAGLSAGVTVVGALLAWFFLPGVVAAPGAAPADAAKAAAVEPVPSTKA; encoded by the coding sequence ATGACCACCGCGACACCGGGCACCGCACCACGGGTGCCGGAAGCCATCCACCGCCGGCGCTGGGCGATCCTGGGCACGCTGATCCTGGCGCTGCTCGTCGTCGTCCTCGACAACTCGATCCTCAACGTCGCGATGAAGACCATCGCGACCCCGGCTCCCGTCGGCCTCGGCGCCACCCAGAGCGACCTCGAGTGGGCGATCAACTCCTACACGCTGGTCTTCGCCGGCCTGCTCTTCACCTCGGGCCTGCTCGGCGACCGGTTCGGCCGCAAGAAGGCGCTGCTCGGCGGCATGGTGGTGTTCGGACTGGGCTCGCTGCTCTCCGCGCTGTCCACCGGACCCGGCCAGCTGATCACCTTCCGGGCCGTGATGGGCCTGGGCGGTGCCTTCGTGATGCCGGCCACGCTGGCCATCATCATGAACGTCTTCGAGCGCAAGGAGCAGCCCAAGGCGATCGGCGTCTGGGCCGGCGCGGTGGGCCTGGCGATCGCGATCGGCCCGATCACCGGCGGTCTGCTGATCGAGCACTTCTGGTGGGGCTCGGTCTTCCTGGTCAACGTGCCGATCGTGGCCGTGGCGCTGGTGGCGATGTTCCTGCTGGTCCCGGACTCCAAGGACCCCAACCCCGGCAAGCTCGACCCGGTCGGCGTGCTGCTGTCGATCATCGGTCTGGTGGCGCTGATCTACGGCATCATCAAGGGCGGCGAGCTGGCCGACTTCACGCAGGCCGCGGCCTGGGTGCCGGTGCTGATCGGCCTGGTCGCGCTGACCGCCTTCGTGTTCTACGAGAAGCGGATCAGCCACCCGGCGCTGGACGTCAGCTGGTTCCGCAACCGGGTCTTCTCCGCGTCGGTGGCCGTGATCGGCGTGGTCTTCTTCGCGCTGATGGGCGTCTCCTTCTTCGGCGTCTTCTACACCCAGAGCGTGCGCGGCTACAGCGCGCTGGCCGCCGGTGCGCTGATGCTGCCGCTGGCCTGCGCCCAGCTGCTGTTCGCCCCCCGGGCCCGGCTGGTGGTCGACAAGATCGGCGTGCGGGCCACCTGTGCGGGCGGCATGGCGCTGATCGCGATCGCCTTCCTGGGCTACCTGCTGCTCGACCGGACCACCCCGATCTGGGTGCTCGAGGTGATCGGCTTCGTGATGGGCGCCGGCATGGCGCACGTGATGCCGCCGGTGACCGTGTCGATCATGGGCTCGCTGCCGCGCGAGAAGGCCGGCGCCGGCTCGGCGATCAACAACACCTTCCGCCAGGTCGGCGGCTCGCTGGGCGTCGCGGTGCTCGGTGCGGTGCTCTCCACCGTCTACCGCAACGGCATCTCCGACAAGCTCGCCGAGCTGCCCGCCGGGCTGCGGGACAAGGCGGGGGAGTCGCTGGAGGCCACCCTCGGGATCGCCGGGCAGTCCGGGCCGAAGGGCCAGGCGCTGGTCCAGCCCGCCTACGACTCCTTCATCCACGCCATGCACGTGGTGGCCGGCCTGTCCGCCGGGGTGACCGTGGTCGGCGCCCTGCTGGCCTGGTTCTTCCTGCCCGGCGTGGTGGCCGCCCCGGGCGCCGCCCCGGCGGACGCCGCCAAGGCCGCAGCGGTCGAACCGGTCCCCTCGACCAAGGCCTGA
- a CDS encoding TetR/AcrR family transcriptional regulator, which translates to MDTDRQFSSIVAAGAPQCAAPRRGRPRSEAAELAICQAVERLMTEGGSLADLTIEGIAQAAGVGKATIYRRWPNKEALLVDVIARLEEPVPELPGTSVRDDVVEIIEYMRRRGLAKRSRWVLRVALQQMHQLPGLKEVYYERVINERRRMLREVVERGMANGEFRADLDSALLAEMLVGPMLLRAVIYDDSPLDDPELPALIVDTLLEGLRGPAASGAPAAGGAPAPGGAPAHGAAPAQKR; encoded by the coding sequence ATGGACACGGATCGCCAGTTCTCGTCGATTGTCGCCGCCGGGGCGCCGCAGTGTGCGGCGCCCCGGCGGGGGCGTCCCCGTTCCGAGGCAGCGGAGCTGGCGATCTGTCAGGCCGTGGAGCGGCTGATGACCGAGGGCGGCAGCCTGGCGGACCTGACCATCGAGGGCATCGCCCAGGCCGCCGGGGTCGGCAAGGCCACCATCTACCGGCGCTGGCCCAACAAGGAGGCGCTGCTGGTCGACGTGATCGCCCGGCTGGAGGAGCCGGTCCCCGAGCTGCCCGGCACCAGCGTGCGGGACGACGTGGTGGAGATCATCGAGTACATGCGCCGCCGCGGCCTGGCCAAGCGCTCGCGCTGGGTGCTGCGGGTGGCGTTGCAGCAGATGCACCAGCTGCCCGGACTCAAAGAGGTGTACTACGAACGGGTGATCAACGAGCGCCGCCGGATGCTGCGCGAGGTGGTCGAGCGCGGCATGGCCAACGGCGAGTTCCGCGCCGACCTGGACTCCGCGCTGCTCGCCGAGATGCTGGTCGGCCCGATGCTGCTGCGCGCGGTGATATACGACGACTCGCCGCTGGACGACCCCGAGCTGCCGGCCCTGATCGTGGACACCCTGCTGGAGGGACTGCGTGGCCCGGCCGCCAGCGGTGCTCCGGCCGCCGGCGGTGCTCCGGCCCCCGGCGGTGCTCCGGCCCACGGCGCCGCGCCCGCGCAAAAGCGCTGA
- a CDS encoding endonuclease/exonuclease/phosphatase family protein: MTQADEAWAPTDGELPPPADPGTRRRRWSWGGRSGGPSSGGSSSDGSSSGDRSSGGRWSWGKDARGSSTWRRGWVLAGLAALIALLLGFHRQVPNSVGNFGSLLETFLPWLGLALPVLLVPALLRRSATALIALLLPVVVWTVLFGGLLGDKSGGTGDFTALTHNVSADNPDPAGTVRQLNASGAQLVALEELTGAALPAYTSGLAAKYPYHVVEGTVGLWSSYPLSDTRVVDIRIGWTRAFRTQVATPQGPLAVYVAHLPSVRVKFDAGFTAGQRDVSAQALGDAIEAEPLQKVLLLGDLNGTMNDRALAPVTSQLRSAQGSAGSGFGFSWPSGFPMARIDQIMSRGMKPTGSWVLPADGSDHRAIAAAYRYNR; the protein is encoded by the coding sequence ATGACGCAGGCCGACGAGGCGTGGGCACCGACGGACGGCGAGCTGCCGCCCCCCGCTGACCCAGGCACCCGCCGGCGGCGCTGGTCCTGGGGTGGCCGGTCCGGGGGGCCCTCGTCCGGCGGCTCATCGTCCGATGGTTCCTCGTCCGGTGATCGCTCGTCCGGCGGTCGCTGGTCCTGGGGCAAGGACGCGCGGGGCAGCTCCACCTGGCGGCGCGGCTGGGTACTCGCCGGGCTCGCCGCACTGATCGCGCTGCTGCTCGGCTTCCACCGCCAAGTCCCCAACTCCGTCGGCAACTTCGGCAGTCTGCTGGAAACCTTCCTGCCCTGGCTCGGGCTGGCCCTACCGGTCCTGCTGGTCCCCGCCCTGCTACGCCGCTCGGCCACCGCACTGATCGCGCTGCTGCTGCCGGTGGTGGTCTGGACGGTGCTCTTCGGCGGCCTGCTGGGCGACAAGAGCGGCGGCACGGGCGACTTCACCGCACTCACCCACAACGTCTCCGCCGACAACCCCGACCCCGCAGGCACGGTGCGCCAGCTCAACGCCTCCGGCGCGCAGCTCGTCGCGCTGGAGGAGCTGACCGGTGCCGCGCTGCCCGCCTACACCTCCGGCCTGGCCGCGAAGTACCCGTACCACGTGGTGGAGGGCACCGTCGGTCTCTGGTCCAGCTACCCGCTCAGCGACACCCGGGTGGTGGACATCAGGATCGGCTGGACCCGGGCCTTCCGTACCCAGGTGGCCACTCCCCAGGGCCCGCTCGCGGTCTACGTGGCGCACCTGCCGTCGGTGCGGGTGAAGTTCGACGCCGGCTTCACGGCCGGGCAGCGCGACGTCAGCGCCCAGGCGTTGGGCGACGCGATCGAGGCCGAGCCGCTGCAGAAGGTGCTGCTGCTCGGCGACCTCAACGGCACCATGAACGACCGGGCGCTGGCGCCGGTGACCTCGCAGCTGCGCTCGGCCCAGGGCTCGGCCGGCTCCGGATTCGGCTTCAGCTGGCCGTCCGGCTTCCCGATGGCGCGGATCGACCAGATCATGAGCCGCGGCATGAAGCCCACCGGCTCCTGGGTGCTGCCGGCCGACGGCAGCGACCACCGCGCGATCGCCGCCGCCTACCGGTACAACAGGTAG
- a CDS encoding NAD+ synthase, which yields MPNLRLALAQTDPRVGDIARNGDEVVRWSKRAVDAGARLVAFPEMALTGYPVEDLALRTSFVEASRAALVEVAQRLAAEGLGEVPVVLGYLGRKPQTSAPQNCAAVLYRGEVTGRFAKHFLPNYGVFDEFRYFVPGDQLPVLRLDGVDVALAICEDIWQEGGRVAAAGQAGAGLLLVVNGSPYERNKDDQRLELVRRRAAEAGCTLAYLNMVGGQDELVFDGDSLVVDAAGQVLARGPQFEESLLVLDLELPAASSELPDGAVLADGLRLVRTELGGEPAAAPAAPLTAEIAPRLDDEAEVYAALVTGTRAYVRKNGFKSVLIGLSGGIDSALVAAIAVDAVGAENVHCVSMPSRYSSQHSRDDAAELAHRTGLNFRTVSIAPMFDAYMDSLGLTGLAEENLQSRLRGTLLMAISNQEGHIVLAPGNKSELAVGYSTLYGDSVGAFGPIKDVYKSLIFRLAKWRNELAEQRGETPPIPENTILKPPSAELRPDQVDTDSLPDYDLLDTVLDLYIEGDLGRDAIVAKGFEAAVVDRVVRLVDTAEYKRRQYPPGPKISPKGFGRDRRLPITNAWRRG from the coding sequence ATGCCGAATCTGCGTCTTGCCCTGGCCCAGACCGACCCCCGGGTCGGCGATATCGCGCGCAACGGTGACGAGGTGGTGCGTTGGTCCAAGCGGGCGGTCGACGCCGGGGCGCGGTTGGTCGCGTTCCCCGAGATGGCGCTGACCGGGTACCCGGTGGAGGACCTGGCGCTGCGGACCTCGTTCGTCGAGGCCTCGCGGGCCGCGCTGGTGGAGGTGGCGCAGCGGCTGGCCGCCGAGGGGCTGGGCGAGGTGCCGGTGGTGCTCGGCTACCTGGGGCGCAAGCCGCAGACCAGCGCGCCACAGAACTGCGCGGCGGTGCTGTACCGGGGTGAGGTGACGGGGCGGTTCGCCAAGCACTTCCTGCCCAACTACGGGGTCTTCGACGAGTTCCGGTACTTCGTGCCGGGCGACCAGCTGCCGGTGCTGCGCCTCGACGGCGTCGACGTGGCGCTGGCCATCTGCGAGGACATCTGGCAGGAGGGCGGCCGGGTGGCCGCCGCCGGGCAGGCCGGCGCCGGGCTGCTGCTGGTGGTCAACGGCTCGCCGTACGAGCGGAACAAGGACGACCAGCGGCTGGAGCTGGTCCGCCGCCGGGCCGCCGAGGCGGGCTGCACGCTGGCCTACCTGAACATGGTCGGCGGCCAGGACGAGCTGGTCTTCGACGGCGACTCGCTGGTAGTGGACGCGGCCGGACAGGTGCTGGCGCGCGGGCCGCAGTTCGAGGAGAGCCTGCTGGTGCTCGACCTCGAGCTGCCTGCGGCGAGCTCCGAGCTGCCGGACGGCGCCGTGCTCGCCGACGGCCTGCGGCTGGTCCGCACCGAGCTCGGCGGCGAGCCGGCCGCCGCGCCCGCCGCGCCGCTGACCGCCGAGATCGCGCCCCGGCTGGACGACGAGGCCGAGGTGTACGCGGCGCTGGTCACCGGCACCCGGGCGTACGTGCGCAAGAACGGCTTCAAGTCGGTGCTGATCGGCCTGTCCGGCGGCATCGACTCGGCGCTGGTGGCGGCCATCGCGGTGGACGCGGTGGGTGCCGAGAACGTGCACTGCGTCTCGATGCCGAGCCGCTACTCCTCGCAGCACTCCAGGGACGACGCCGCCGAGCTGGCCCACCGGACCGGGCTCAACTTCCGTACCGTGTCGATCGCCCCGATGTTCGACGCCTACATGGACTCGCTCGGGCTGACCGGCCTGGCCGAGGAGAACCTGCAGTCGCGGCTGCGCGGCACGCTGCTGATGGCGATCTCCAACCAGGAGGGCCACATCGTGCTGGCCCCCGGCAACAAGAGCGAGCTGGCGGTCGGCTACTCGACCCTGTACGGCGACTCGGTCGGCGCGTTCGGGCCGATCAAGGACGTGTACAAGTCGCTGATCTTCCGGCTGGCCAAGTGGCGCAACGAGCTGGCCGAGCAGCGCGGCGAGACCCCGCCGATCCCCGAGAACACCATCCTCAAGCCGCCCAGCGCCGAGCTGCGCCCGGACCAGGTGGACACCGACTCGCTGCCCGACTACGACCTGCTGGACACCGTGCTCGACCTCTACATCGAGGGCGACCTGGGCCGGGACGCGATCGTGGCCAAGGGCTTCGAGGCGGCTGTGGTGGACCGGGTGGTGCGGCTGGTGGACACCGCCGAGTACAAGCGGCGGCAGTACCCGCCGGGCCCGAAGATCTCCCCCAAGGGGTTCGGGCGGGACCGCCGGCTGCCGATCACCAACGCCTGGCGGCGCGGCTGA
- the glnA gene encoding type I glutamate--ammonia ligase, protein MGKQQEFVLRTLEERDIRFVRLWFTDVLGFLKSVAVAPAELEQAFEEGIGFDGSAIEGFARVYESDMIAKPDPTTFQILPWRSETPGTARMFCDILMPDGSPSFADPRFVLKRTLEKASSQGFTFYTHPEIEFFLLKNLPGDGSIPEPADQSGYFDHTPRGVGHDFRRQAITILESMGISVEFSHHEGAPGQQEIDLRYADALSTADNIMTFRLVTKEVALEQGVHASFMPKPFSQHPGSGMHTHVSLFEGDRNAFHESGAEYQLSKVGRSFIAGLLRHAAETAAVTNQWVNSYKRIWGGSQRTAGAGGEAPSYICWGHNNRSALIRVPMYKPGKQGSTRIEVRSLDTGCNPYLAYAVTLAAGLKGIEEGYELPPGADDDVWALSDAERRAMGIQPMPQNLGEAIDLMQRSELVAETLGEHVFDFFLRNKRQEWEEYRSEVTPFELRKNLQVL, encoded by the coding sequence ATGGGCAAGCAGCAGGAGTTCGTGCTTCGTACGCTCGAGGAGCGTGACATCCGGTTCGTCCGGCTGTGGTTCACCGATGTGCTGGGGTTCCTCAAGTCGGTGGCAGTAGCCCCGGCCGAGCTGGAACAGGCCTTCGAGGAGGGCATCGGCTTCGACGGATCGGCGATCGAGGGATTCGCCCGGGTCTACGAGTCCGACATGATCGCCAAGCCGGACCCGACCACCTTCCAGATACTGCCCTGGCGCTCGGAGACCCCCGGCACCGCCCGGATGTTCTGCGACATCCTGATGCCCGACGGATCCCCGTCCTTCGCCGACCCGCGCTTCGTGCTCAAGCGCACCCTGGAGAAGGCCTCCTCCCAGGGCTTCACCTTCTACACCCACCCCGAGATCGAGTTCTTCCTGCTGAAGAACCTCCCGGGCGACGGCTCCATCCCCGAGCCGGCCGACCAGTCGGGCTACTTCGACCACACCCCGCGCGGCGTCGGCCACGACTTCCGCCGCCAGGCCATCACCATCCTGGAGTCGATGGGCATCTCGGTGGAGTTCTCCCACCACGAGGGCGCCCCCGGCCAGCAGGAGATCGACCTGCGCTACGCCGACGCGCTCTCCACCGCCGACAACATCATGACTTTCCGGCTGGTCACCAAGGAGGTCGCGCTGGAGCAGGGCGTGCACGCCAGCTTCATGCCCAAGCCCTTCTCTCAGCACCCCGGCTCCGGCATGCACACCCACGTCTCCCTCTTCGAGGGCGACCGCAACGCCTTCCACGAGTCCGGCGCCGAGTACCAGCTCTCCAAGGTCGGCCGCTCCTTCATCGCCGGCCTGCTCCGCCACGCCGCCGAGACCGCCGCCGTCACCAACCAGTGGGTCAACTCCTACAAGCGCATCTGGGGCGGCTCCCAGCGCACCGCCGGCGCCGGCGGCGAGGCCCCCTCCTACATCTGCTGGGGCCACAACAACCGCTCCGCCCTGATCCGCGTCCCCATGTACAAGCCCGGCAAGCAGGGCTCCACCCGCATCGAGGTCCGCTCCCTCGACACCGGCTGCAACCCCTACCTCGCCTACGCCGTGACCCTGGCCGCCGGCCTCAAGGGCATCGAAGAGGGCTACGAACTCCCCCCGGGCGCCGACGACGACGTCTGGGCCCTCTCCGACGCCGAACGCCGCGCCATGGGCATCCAGCCCATGCCCCAGAACCTCGGCGAGGCCATCGACCTGATGCAGCGCAGCGAACTGGTCGCCGAGACCCTGGGCGAGCACGTCTTCGACTTCTTCCTCCGCAACAAGCGCCAGGAGTGGGAGGAGTACCGCAGCGAGGTCACCCCGTTCGAGCTGCGGAAGAACCTGCAGGTGCTGTAA
- a CDS encoding helix-turn-helix domain-containing protein has product MSTTERTTLAELKSSERFQRPAVRKAFEDARLRFELAETVRTRREHLGLTQKELGRLAGMTQSSVARFEAGGAEPTLPTLEKLAVALGLHLTVKMEPDPAAGADQQPMPCPA; this is encoded by the coding sequence GTGAGCACCACCGAGCGCACAACTCTGGCCGAACTGAAGTCGAGCGAGAGGTTTCAGCGGCCTGCCGTACGCAAGGCATTCGAGGATGCCCGGCTCCGCTTCGAGCTGGCTGAGACGGTCCGCACTCGCCGAGAGCACCTGGGGCTGACTCAGAAGGAACTGGGTCGGCTTGCCGGCATGACGCAATCAAGCGTCGCTCGCTTCGAGGCAGGGGGTGCGGAGCCGACCCTCCCGACGCTTGAGAAGCTTGCAGTGGCCTTGGGACTGCATCTCACGGTCAAGATGGAGCCCGATCCTGCAGCGGGAGCCGACCAGCAGCCGATGCCCTGCCCGGCTTGA
- a CDS encoding HAD family hydrolase, giving the protein MSNNAGDAIRDCLDAQGLADQVSGVFGRVPGDPGSMKPNPRLLLDAMEAAAAAPAECVFIGDAVRDVEASQAAAIPTIGYANKPGKAAKLAAAGAVAVVDALDQVVLALLLLPGWAHSPKPL; this is encoded by the coding sequence GTGAGTAACAACGCGGGCGACGCGATCCGGGACTGCCTCGACGCCCAGGGCCTCGCCGACCAAGTGTCCGGAGTCTTCGGCCGCGTCCCGGGCGATCCGGGATCCATGAAGCCGAACCCGCGGCTTCTCCTCGACGCGATGGAGGCGGCAGCTGCCGCGCCGGCCGAGTGCGTCTTCATCGGCGACGCGGTTCGTGACGTGGAAGCCAGCCAGGCGGCTGCCATTCCCACGATTGGGTATGCCAACAAGCCTGGAAAGGCCGCCAAGCTGGCTGCCGCCGGCGCGGTTGCCGTGGTGGATGCCCTGGACCAGGTCGTGCTTGCTCTGCTGCTGCTCCCAGGCTGGGCGCATTCCCCGAAGCCTCTATAG
- a CDS encoding NUDIX hydrolase, with protein MQRADNGTWEPPGGVLELGETLEDGVRREVFEETGVKVRPERLTGVYKNMGRGVVALVFRCRVESGEARVTDEARAVCWFTAEEVAAELGEVYAVRLLDALEAADGPRVRAHDGRRLIG; from the coding sequence ATCCAGCGGGCCGACAACGGTACCTGGGAGCCGCCTGGCGGGGTGCTGGAGCTGGGGGAGACGCTCGAGGACGGCGTGCGGCGGGAGGTCTTCGAGGAGACCGGGGTCAAGGTTCGCCCGGAGCGGCTCACCGGTGTGTACAAGAACATGGGCCGTGGTGTGGTTGCGCTCGTCTTCCGGTGCCGCGTCGAAAGCGGTGAGGCGCGGGTGACGGACGAGGCCAGGGCTGTGTGCTGGTTCACCGCCGAGGAGGTCGCGGCGGAGCTGGGTGAGGTCTACGCCGTGCGCTTGCTGGACGCGCTGGAGGCTGCAGACGGTCCGCGTGTCCGGGCGCACGACGGGCGACGCCTCATCGGGTAG
- a CDS encoding EGFR-like transmembrane domain-containing protein: MSRSLTVMASSRSRKVLAASAAAVLLALAGAAPASAATRVSNNGEIKIHMSGQSVDDQSNEPKVCVFYIDAFNFDPNQALTWEVDAGTFGSHGAPLATGSATFTATGTSGQDISGDLNGDGGLTGNGGGPQNDMFVAIENDNTGPDSDSKKHKEFKIDCGQPVPVASPQVVGGLAAVAAPALGFFLWRRRRSQSI; the protein is encoded by the coding sequence ATGTCCAGATCACTGACCGTCATGGCCTCGTCCCGCAGCCGCAAAGTCCTCGCGGCGAGTGCGGCGGCCGTGCTGCTCGCGTTGGCCGGGGCGGCGCCCGCGTCGGCGGCGACGCGGGTGAGCAACAACGGTGAGATCAAGATCCACATGTCGGGCCAGAGCGTCGACGACCAGTCGAACGAGCCGAAGGTCTGCGTCTTCTACATCGACGCCTTCAACTTCGACCCGAACCAGGCGCTGACCTGGGAGGTCGACGCGGGCACCTTCGGCTCGCACGGGGCGCCGCTGGCCACCGGGAGTGCGACCTTCACGGCCACCGGTACGAGCGGGCAGGACATCTCCGGCGACCTCAACGGGGACGGCGGGCTGACCGGCAACGGCGGCGGACCGCAGAACGACATGTTCGTGGCGATCGAGAACGACAACACCGGACCGGACTCCGACAGCAAGAAGCACAAGGAGTTCAAGATCGACTGCGGCCAGCCGGTGCCGGTCGCATCCCCGCAGGTGGTGGGTGGTCTCGCCGCCGTGGCTGCCCCCGCGCTCGGCTTCTTCCTGTGGCGTCGGCGCCGCAGCCAGAGCATCTGA
- the wecB gene encoding non-hydrolyzing UDP-N-acetylglucosamine 2-epimerase codes for MRCDGAVAVVLGTRPEILKLARVVRGLGDRARVVYTGQHYDEALSDGVFRGLRLPAPDVRLTDIGGAPRGQQIGSMISALSELFSADPPAAVVVQGDTNTTSAGAQAAQYHGVPVVHVEAGLRSRDRAMPEEINRQVVGVLADAHCAPTVAAAANLRAEGVPDHRVHLTGNTIVEAVADSLPGEQESRAMLRGFGVLEDQYVLATIHRPENTDDPVRLRLILTELGQLGLPVLFPLHPRTKAAIVRHGLTEPLARLRAVGALDHASFLGLARHARLLVSDSGGVQEECTVLKKPLIVVRNSTERPEAVEAGFATLLRPGPEISRLARRLIADGSLAGRLAVRPSPYGDGLASERIVELALALADRRVPDGSAGPSQASPVVPAPCAAQAADAFAAADPR; via the coding sequence ATGCGCTGTGATGGTGCGGTGGCCGTCGTCCTGGGGACGCGGCCGGAGATCCTGAAGCTGGCCAGGGTGGTGCGCGGGCTGGGCGATCGCGCTCGGGTCGTCTACACCGGCCAGCACTACGACGAGGCGCTGTCGGACGGCGTCTTCCGCGGCCTGCGGCTGCCGGCTCCGGACGTCCGGCTCACCGACATCGGTGGGGCCCCGCGGGGGCAGCAGATCGGGTCGATGATCTCAGCACTGTCGGAGCTGTTCAGCGCCGATCCGCCGGCGGCGGTGGTCGTGCAGGGCGACACGAACACCACGTCGGCGGGTGCGCAGGCGGCGCAGTACCACGGTGTGCCGGTGGTGCACGTGGAAGCCGGCCTGCGGTCTCGCGACCGGGCGATGCCGGAGGAGATCAACCGTCAGGTGGTCGGCGTGCTGGCCGACGCGCACTGCGCGCCGACCGTGGCGGCGGCAGCCAACCTACGGGCCGAGGGCGTTCCGGACCACCGCGTCCACCTCACCGGGAACACGATCGTCGAGGCGGTGGCCGACTCGCTGCCCGGCGAGCAGGAGTCCCGGGCGATGCTCCGCGGTTTCGGCGTGCTCGAGGACCAGTACGTGCTGGCGACGATCCACCGGCCGGAGAACACCGATGACCCGGTTCGGCTCCGGCTCATCCTGACCGAGCTGGGACAGCTCGGCCTGCCGGTGCTCTTCCCGCTTCACCCGCGCACCAAGGCCGCGATCGTCCGGCACGGTCTGACCGAGCCGCTCGCCCGGCTGCGGGCGGTCGGGGCGCTGGACCACGCGTCCTTCCTCGGCCTGGCCCGGCACGCCCGTCTGCTCGTCTCCGACTCCGGTGGCGTGCAGGAGGAGTGCACCGTGCTCAAGAAGCCGCTGATCGTGGTGCGCAACAGCACCGAGCGGCCGGAGGCCGTCGAGGCGGGGTTCGCCACCCTGCTGCGTCCGGGGCCGGAGATCAGCCGACTGGCCCGTCGGCTGATTGCGGACGGCTCGCTGGCCGGTCGGCTGGCGGTCCGACCGTCCCCGTACGGCGACGGGCTGGCCAGCGAGCGCATCGTCGAGCTGGCCCTGGCGCTCGCCGACCGGCGGGTCCCGGACGGCTCCGCCGGCCCGTCACAGGCTTCGCCCGTGGTCCCGGCACCCTGCGCGGCGCAGGCGGCCGACGCCTTCGCAGCAGCGGACCCCCGGTAA
- a CDS encoding LPXTG cell wall anchor domain-containing protein, which translates to MYRPCVPGTAAVACGSLAATGSSHTVLLTAVAATLVVSGALLTRFVRQRSENG; encoded by the coding sequence GTGTACCGTCCATGCGTCCCCGGCACTGCCGCCGTGGCCTGCGGCTCGCTCGCCGCGACCGGAAGTAGCCACACCGTCCTGCTGACGGCGGTGGCCGCGACCCTGGTGGTCTCCGGCGCTCTGCTGACGCGTTTCGTGCGCCAGCGCAGCGAGAATGGCTGA